A window of Lacibacter sediminis contains these coding sequences:
- a CDS encoding quinol:cytochrome C oxidoreductase: MALKEQFEIPGGLKKWSYALMGVGVLTLILGIIFLHPFSGGHGEEHGAEAYGATKFWMALMHNSIYWLLVVAASFFFVSATTLAQAGFPLVFRRVPEAISGGINVLGPIALVILLAYVWISDDHHIYHWKDAAHLDEKLQAKSGFLNPVFYTVLSIAAVGLWIWFRNWFRKNSLAEDLAGQGDRSFYWKSLKIAAAFLVTYGLTVLSTLPWMWLMSIDAHWYSTMYSWYTFASSWVAGLSLMMLFVVYLKNHGYLEFVNEEHIHDIGKFMFAFSIFWTYLWFSQFMLIWYSNQPEETEYFIDRLGFGGKGDGPFRAMFLLNLIINFLAPLLILMRRGSKRNYTVVTLMSVIIIFGHWLDFYQMVTPGPLKELGKDSNPISHFVYSLGVSAGFLGLVIYLTAKHLTKAPLLPKNHPLVKESIIHHT; this comes from the coding sequence ATGGCACTGAAAGAACAATTTGAAATACCGGGCGGATTAAAAAAATGGAGCTATGCATTGATGGGTGTGGGTGTGTTAACACTCATACTGGGGATTATTTTCCTGCATCCATTTTCCGGTGGTCATGGCGAAGAACATGGAGCTGAAGCATATGGTGCAACCAAATTCTGGATGGCATTAATGCATAACAGTATCTATTGGTTACTGGTAGTAGCGGCGAGCTTCTTTTTTGTGAGTGCCACCACCCTTGCACAGGCAGGTTTTCCATTGGTGTTCCGTCGTGTACCTGAGGCGATCTCCGGCGGTATAAATGTGCTGGGTCCTATTGCATTGGTTATATTGCTTGCATATGTTTGGATCTCTGATGATCATCACATCTATCATTGGAAAGATGCAGCTCATCTTGATGAAAAATTACAAGCGAAAAGCGGGTTCTTAAATCCTGTTTTCTATACAGTGTTATCTATTGCTGCAGTTGGTTTGTGGATATGGTTCCGCAACTGGTTCCGTAAAAATTCACTGGCTGAAGATCTTGCCGGCCAGGGCGACCGTTCTTTCTATTGGAAGTCGTTAAAAATTGCAGCAGCCTTCCTCGTTACTTATGGTTTAACTGTTTTGAGTACGTTGCCATGGATGTGGTTGATGAGTATTGACGCACATTGGTACAGCACCATGTATAGCTGGTACACATTTGCAAGCTCATGGGTTGCAGGGTTATCATTGATGATGTTGTTTGTGGTGTATTTGAAAAACCACGGTTACCTCGAATTTGTGAACGAAGAGCATATCCACGATATTGGTAAGTTCATGTTTGCATTCTCTATTTTCTGGACATATCTCTGGTTCTCCCAGTTCATGTTGATCTGGTACAGTAACCAACCGGAAGAAACTGAATACTTTATTGACCGTTTAGGTTTTGGCGGTAAAGGTGATGGTCCGTTCAGAGCAATGTTCTTACTCAACCTGATCATCAACTTCCTTGCACCGTTACTCATCCTGATGCGTCGTGGTTCAAAACGTAACTATACAGTAGTAACATTAATGTCTGTGATCATCATCTTCGGTCACTGGTTAGATTTCTACCAGATGGTTACACCTGGTCCTTTGAAAGAATTAGGTAAAGATTCAAACCCGATCAGTCATTTCGTGTACAGTTTGGGTGTGAGTGCCGGTTTTCTTGGTTTAGTGATTTACCTCACGGCAAAACACTTAACAAAAGCACCGTTATTACCGAAAAATCATCCGTTGGTGAAAGAAAGTATTATTCACCATACCTGA
- a CDS encoding c-type cytochrome, whose translation MRSTQIVTIGLVTVVLAAAACNNGPRRDTGRIYMPDMAYSRAVETYADHSNLKDANIYYDATPVAGTVKRGDVAYFPLAIDKAGDTANYVASKQIVNPLPALNEKDMLEAKRLYNINCGICHGEKLDGNGPLYKGGDGPYPAKPATLVGDAKYENMPAGQMMYSVTYGRNLMGSYASQLSTKQRWMIIHYVKSMQPGGAKPVAVAADTTAAPVADTTKASK comes from the coding sequence ATGCGTTCAACACAGATTGTTACAATTGGATTGGTTACAGTAGTATTGGCAGCAGCAGCCTGCAACAACGGCCCACGCCGTGATACAGGAAGGATCTACATGCCGGATATGGCTTACAGCCGTGCAGTAGAAACTTATGCCGATCACAGTAATTTAAAAGATGCTAATATTTACTACGATGCAACACCTGTTGCAGGTACAGTAAAACGTGGCGACGTTGCTTATTTCCCGTTGGCAATTGATAAAGCCGGTGATACAGCTAATTACGTTGCATCAAAGCAAATTGTAAACCCTTTGCCTGCATTGAATGAAAAAGATATGTTGGAAGCAAAGCGGTTGTACAATATTAACTGCGGCATTTGTCATGGTGAAAAATTGGATGGCAATGGTCCTTTGTATAAAGGTGGCGATGGTCCATACCCTGCAAAACCAGCTACATTGGTTGGTGATGCAAAGTATGAGAACATGCCTGCAGGTCAGATGATGTATTCTGTTACCTACGGTAGAAACCTGATGGGCAGTTATGCATCTCAGTTAAGTACCAAACAGCGTTGGATGATCATTCATTATGTAAAAAGTATGCAACCGGGTGGTGCAAAACCAGTAGCAGTGGCTGCTGATACAACTGCTGCTCCAGTTGCAGATACAACCAAGGCGTCGAAATAA
- a CDS encoding DUF3341 domain-containing protein: MSVKKFVVGCFDDEKTLFPAVKNTRKAGYKIHDVYTPFPIHGLDHAMGLRDTSLHTAGFIYAMTGTTTALTFMSWVFTKDWPMNIGGKPHLPLPAFIPIVFELTVLCAAVGMVLTFCYLCQLAPFVRKDHFHLRATDDLFVMPIEITEKTNIEEVKAFFQSAGAVEIFEKDAETGWWLGRYDKTRKAFEKEEIVTA; this comes from the coding sequence ATGTCTGTAAAAAAATTCGTAGTTGGCTGTTTTGATGATGAAAAAACGCTGTTCCCTGCGGTAAAAAATACACGCAAGGCAGGTTATAAGATTCATGATGTGTACACACCCTTCCCGATCCATGGTTTAGATCATGCAATGGGTTTGCGTGATACCAGCTTACACACTGCCGGTTTTATTTATGCTATGACAGGTACAACAACTGCCTTAACATTTATGAGCTGGGTGTTTACCAAAGATTGGCCAATGAATATTGGTGGTAAACCACATTTGCCTTTACCTGCATTCATTCCCATCGTGTTTGAATTAACGGTATTGTGTGCTGCAGTAGGTATGGTGTTAACATTCTGCTACCTCTGCCAACTGGCACCGTTTGTACGGAAAGATCATTTCCACCTGCGTGCAACAGATGATCTGTTTGTAATGCCTATCGAGATCACAGAGAAAACAAATATTGAAGAAGTAAAAGCTTTCTTTCAAAGTGCAGGTGCAGTAGAAATATTTGAGAAAGATGCGGAAACAGGTTGGTGGCTTGGTCGTTACGACAAGACAAGAAAAGCATTTGAAAAAGAAGAAATCGTTACAGCATAA
- the nrfD gene encoding NrfD/PsrC family molybdoenzyme membrane anchor subunit translates to MSLLRYESQVREPLVDGHKTYHDVTEDICKPVEAAPTRLWWIGFIISVALLLFGVVSLYKEVVYGTGMWNLNKTIGWGWDITNFVWWVGIGHAGTLISAILLLFRQGWRTGVNRAAEAMTIFAVICAGQFPIWHMGRVWMAFFVMPYPNSRGPLWVNFNSPLLWDVFAISTYFTVSLLFWYSGLIPDLATLRDRAKKKWAKAFYGVASFGWTGSTKHWQRHESLSLVLAGLSTPLVLSVHTIVSFDFATSVIPGWHTTIFPPYFVAGAIFSGFAMVQTLMLVTRKIMNLEDYITISHIENMNKVIVLTGSIVGCAYLTELFMAWYSAVKYEQDIFFKYRIAGPYGWSYWLMMTCNVITPQLFWVKKLRRNIAFTFLMSIVVNIGMWFERFVIIVSSLYRDYLPSSWSVYYRPTIWEVGFYLGSFGLFFTCYFLFSKYFPVIAIAEIKHILKKNGESYKEQMDPIEAQSVEEFAHEQVHAH, encoded by the coding sequence ATGTCATTATTAAGGTACGAATCACAGGTTAGGGAACCATTGGTTGATGGTCACAAAACCTACCACGATGTTACAGAGGATATTTGTAAGCCGGTGGAAGCTGCTCCCACACGTTTGTGGTGGATCGGTTTCATTATTTCGGTGGCCCTGCTGTTGTTTGGTGTAGTGAGCCTTTACAAAGAGGTGGTGTACGGTACAGGTATGTGGAACCTGAATAAAACCATCGGATGGGGTTGGGATATCACCAACTTCGTATGGTGGGTAGGTATTGGTCACGCCGGTACGTTGATCTCTGCGATCTTGTTGCTCTTCCGTCAGGGTTGGAGAACAGGTGTAAACCGTGCGGCAGAAGCAATGACCATCTTTGCGGTTATTTGTGCGGGCCAGTTCCCGATCTGGCACATGGGTCGTGTATGGATGGCTTTCTTTGTAATGCCTTATCCAAACTCACGTGGTCCATTATGGGTGAACTTCAACTCACCATTGTTGTGGGACGTATTTGCGATCTCTACTTACTTTACGGTATCTCTTTTATTCTGGTATAGTGGTTTGATTCCTGATCTGGCTACACTTCGTGACCGTGCAAAAAAGAAATGGGCAAAAGCATTTTATGGTGTTGCATCTTTCGGATGGACAGGTTCAACCAAGCACTGGCAGCGTCATGAAAGTTTATCACTGGTGTTAGCGGGTTTGAGTACACCACTTGTATTATCAGTACACACGATCGTATCGTTTGACTTTGCCACTTCGGTAATACCCGGTTGGCATACAACCATCTTCCCTCCCTATTTCGTTGCGGGTGCCATCTTCTCAGGTTTCGCCATGGTGCAAACCCTGATGTTGGTGACACGTAAGATCATGAACCTGGAAGATTATATCACTATCAGCCACATTGAAAACATGAACAAGGTTATTGTATTGACCGGTTCTATTGTGGGTTGTGCTTACTTAACGGAGTTGTTCATGGCATGGTACAGTGCCGTGAAATACGAACAGGATATCTTCTTCAAATACCGTATTGCCGGTCCTTACGGATGGAGCTACTGGTTGATGATGACCTGTAACGTAATTACTCCGCAGTTGTTCTGGGTGAAGAAACTCCGCAGAAACATCGCCTTTACGTTCTTAATGAGTATTGTGGTGAACATTGGTATGTGGTTCGAACGTTTTGTGATCATCGTATCATCGCTCTACCGTGATTACCTGCCTTCTTCCTGGTCAGTTTACTATCGTCCTACTATTTGGGAAGTTGGTTTCTACCTCGGATCATTTGGTTTGTTCTTTACCTGTTACTTCCTTTTCTCCAAATACTTCCCTGTAATTGCCATTGCTGAGATCAAACATATTCTCAAGAAAAATGGTGAAAGCTACAAGGAACAAATGGATCCAATTGAAGCACAATCAGTGGAAGAATTTGCACACGAACAGGTGCATGCACATTAA
- a CDS encoding TAT-variant-translocated molybdopterin oxidoreductase, producing the protein MSKKKYWQSFGELNNTKAYINDAENEFKEDLPFEMDDNGAKTPRRDFLKYLGFSTAAATLAASCEIPVKKAIPFLNKPADIVPGVANYYATTFIQDGDVVPVLAKVRDGRPIKLEGNEMGFTKGGTSQRVQASVLSLYDTARVRYPMEKAGDGFKEAPTYEAVDKKIAAALAAVGSKQIVLLSSTLNSPSVAAVIEEFKAKYPTFKHVTYDAVSYSGMLQANEASFGQRAIPSYHFDQAKVIVSFGADFLGTWLSPVEFAKQYATGRKIDEKNPTMSRHFQFEAMYSMTGASADERYTHRPSELGAVLLNLYAKVGGAVTAPAITDKRLAAGIDAAAKELLAAGGNALVVSRSNNVNAQILVNAINAQIGALGKTVNFGTTVNYRKGVDADMEQLIADMNAGNVGAVLVLGANPVYTYNDTKKFVAAWKKVALTVSFNEREDETTAECNYVLPDHHYLESWGDAEAKAGYLSFIQPTIHPLFKTRAFATSLLKWSGSTVADYETYFKNYWINKLGGQLAFDKALQDGVIEPAAPVVAGASFNGAALTDAVAKLSAAKKTGKHELVIYQKVSIGDGKMANNPWLQEMPDPITRACWDNYAILSVKTAEELGYVADDDFEVNPPKPVLKITVAGREPIELPILIIPGMNANTIAIATGYGRSEKVGRAAKGVGKNIYPFASFNGQTYDYAAFDVTIEKTDKMYDIAQMQTHSTYGNRIEVVKETSLAVFKKDPKHFINERMAELKDYGGTEGLEEQGTMYPVYDKPGIKWGMSLDLNLCNGCGACVVACSAENNVSVVGKTQVAKYHDMHWLRIDRYFSGDMENPDVVFQPMLCQHCDNAPCENVCPVAATNHSSEGLNQMTYNRCIGTRYCANNCPYKVRRFNWHDWNGADSFKDNQNPLIESGRINEVTLDMNEDLTRMVLNPDVTVRSRGVIEKCSFCVQRLQEAKLTAKKDSRPMVDSDIKTACQQACPTNAIVFGNVNDKESAIRKVRTTEAANRTYYVLEQLHVLPNVSYMAKLRNTDRTVGNEEEGGHGEAHSEAKEAATPAAH; encoded by the coding sequence ATGAGCAAGAAAAAATATTGGCAAAGTTTCGGAGAGCTGAACAATACCAAGGCATACATCAATGATGCGGAGAACGAGTTTAAAGAAGATCTTCCGTTTGAGATGGATGATAACGGAGCCAAAACGCCACGCCGTGATTTCTTAAAGTATCTCGGTTTCAGCACGGCTGCCGCTACTTTGGCTGCCAGTTGTGAAATTCCCGTAAAAAAGGCAATTCCTTTTCTTAATAAACCTGCTGATATTGTTCCCGGTGTTGCGAATTACTATGCCACTACATTCATACAGGATGGTGATGTGGTACCTGTATTAGCGAAAGTAAGAGATGGCCGTCCTATTAAACTGGAAGGAAATGAAATGGGCTTCACCAAAGGTGGTACGTCACAACGTGTACAGGCATCTGTACTTAGTTTGTACGACACTGCCCGTGTTCGTTACCCAATGGAAAAAGCAGGCGACGGTTTTAAAGAAGCTCCAACTTACGAAGCAGTAGATAAAAAAATTGCCGCTGCTTTGGCAGCTGTAGGAAGCAAACAAATCGTTTTATTAAGTTCTACATTGAATTCTCCATCTGTTGCTGCAGTAATTGAAGAATTCAAAGCAAAATATCCAACGTTTAAGCATGTAACTTATGATGCTGTTTCTTACAGCGGCATGTTACAGGCAAACGAAGCATCATTTGGACAACGTGCAATTCCTTCTTATCATTTCGACCAGGCAAAAGTGATCGTAAGCTTTGGTGCCGATTTCCTTGGTACATGGTTGAGCCCGGTTGAATTTGCCAAGCAATATGCTACCGGCCGCAAGATCGATGAGAAGAACCCAACCATGAGCCGTCACTTCCAGTTTGAAGCGATGTACAGCATGACGGGTGCAAGTGCCGATGAGCGTTATACACACCGTCCGAGCGAACTGGGTGCTGTATTATTAAACTTATATGCAAAAGTTGGCGGCGCTGTTACAGCTCCTGCTATTACTGATAAGCGTTTAGCTGCAGGTATTGATGCTGCTGCAAAAGAATTATTAGCTGCCGGTGGTAATGCATTGGTAGTAAGCCGCAGCAATAATGTAAATGCACAAATACTTGTAAACGCTATCAATGCACAAATTGGTGCATTGGGTAAAACAGTAAACTTCGGTACAACTGTTAACTACCGCAAAGGCGTTGATGCTGATATGGAACAACTGATTGCTGATATGAATGCCGGCAATGTTGGTGCTGTATTGGTACTTGGTGCAAACCCTGTATACACTTACAACGACACAAAGAAATTTGTAGCAGCATGGAAGAAAGTTGCACTCACCGTTTCATTCAACGAACGTGAAGATGAAACAACTGCAGAGTGTAACTATGTTCTTCCTGATCATCATTATTTAGAAAGCTGGGGCGATGCTGAAGCAAAAGCAGGTTACCTCTCTTTCATTCAACCAACTATTCATCCGTTATTTAAAACAAGAGCATTTGCAACTTCATTGTTGAAATGGAGCGGCAGCACTGTTGCGGATTACGAAACATATTTCAAGAATTACTGGATCAACAAACTCGGCGGCCAACTGGCTTTTGATAAAGCATTACAGGATGGTGTAATTGAACCGGCTGCTCCTGTTGTTGCAGGTGCTTCATTTAACGGCGCCGCATTAACTGATGCAGTTGCTAAACTCAGTGCTGCTAAGAAAACAGGCAAGCACGAATTAGTGATCTACCAAAAAGTAAGTATTGGTGATGGTAAAATGGCCAACAACCCCTGGTTGCAGGAAATGCCTGATCCAATTACACGTGCCTGCTGGGATAACTATGCAATTCTTTCTGTAAAAACAGCAGAAGAATTGGGTTACGTGGCTGATGATGATTTTGAAGTAAATCCGCCAAAACCTGTATTAAAAATTACAGTTGCCGGCAGAGAACCAATTGAACTCCCAATCCTCATCATCCCCGGTATGAATGCAAATACCATTGCCATTGCAACCGGTTATGGACGCAGTGAAAAAGTGGGACGTGCAGCAAAGGGTGTTGGTAAAAACATTTATCCGTTTGCAAGTTTCAACGGACAAACATATGATTACGCTGCTTTCGATGTAACCATCGAAAAGACAGATAAGATGTATGACATTGCACAGATGCAAACGCACAGCACTTATGGTAATCGTATTGAAGTAGTGAAGGAAACAAGTCTTGCTGTCTTCAAAAAAGATCCAAAGCATTTCATCAATGAACGTATGGCCGAATTGAAAGATTACGGCGGTACAGAAGGGTTGGAAGAACAGGGAACGATGTACCCGGTTTACGACAAACCAGGTATTAAATGGGGCATGAGCCTTGACCTGAACTTGTGTAATGGTTGTGGAGCTTGTGTAGTTGCTTGTAGCGCTGAGAACAACGTTTCTGTTGTTGGTAAAACTCAGGTGGCGAAATATCATGACATGCATTGGTTACGTATCGACCGTTATTTCAGTGGCGATATGGAAAATCCGGATGTTGTGTTCCAGCCAATGCTTTGCCAGCACTGTGATAATGCTCCATGTGAGAACGTTTGTCCGGTGGCAGCAACAAACCACAGCAGTGAAGGTTTAAACCAGATGACGTATAACCGTTGTATCGGTACAAGATATTGTGCCAACAACTGTCCTTATAAAGTTCGTCGCTTTAACTGGCACGACTGGAATGGCGCTGATAGCTTTAAAGACAATCAGAATCCATTGATCGAAAGCGGAAGAATCAACGAAGTAACACTTGATATGAACGAAGATCTGACACGTATGGTGTTGAATCCTGATGTTACTGTTCGTAGCCGTGGTGTAATTGAAAAATGTTCTTTCTGCGTACAACGTTTACAGGAAGCGAAATTAACAGCGAAGAAAGACAGTCGTCCAATGGTTGACAGCGATATCAAAACTGCATGTCAGCAGGCTTGTCCTACAAACGCTATTGTGTTCGGTAATGTAAATGATAAAGAAAGTGCGATCCGTAAAGTGCGTACAACTGAAGCTGCAAACCGTACTTATTATGTACTGGAGCAACTGCACGTATTGCCAAACGTAAGTTACATGGCAAAGCTGCGTAACACTGACCGTACAGTAGGTAACGAAGAAGAAGGCGGACATGGTGAAGCGCATTCAGAAGCAAAAGAAGCAGCAACACCAGCAGCACATTAA
- a CDS encoding c-type cytochrome, whose amino-acid sequence MNQPKLLLRKSVTLCLVLVSLLITEKLFAQDGKALFQANCASCHAVGKKLTGPALAGVEGRGPWSDRKKLYAWIHNPAGFAKTEPYAANLIKEFGGVLMTGFPGLAEAEIDAIVTYINAEANKPAPGATTGAVTAEAPAEDNSLLFGILAMVLAIVTLILLQINSNLKKLTDEKEGVVRGEPIPFWRNKAYMSTLTILFFIVAGYFFAQGAIGLGRQTNYQPEQPIYYSHKVHAGINQVNCLYCHGGAMEGKHANIPSVNVCMNCHMAINEYKGEKIVKEDGSEVNGTAEIQKLYKYAGWDPAANKYTGEGKPIEWIKIHSLPDHVYFNHSQHTKAGGVQCQTCHGEIQNMGEVYQFSNLSMGWCINCHRETNVKFQENGFYSMYEKFHNDIKNGKMDSVTVEKIGGTECQKCHY is encoded by the coding sequence ATGAATCAACCAAAATTACTACTCCGAAAGTCGGTCACGCTCTGTCTGGTCTTAGTTTCATTATTGATTACTGAAAAGTTGTTTGCGCAGGATGGAAAAGCTTTGTTCCAGGCCAATTGTGCAAGCTGCCATGCAGTTGGTAAGAAATTGACCGGCCCTGCACTTGCAGGTGTTGAGGGACGTGGACCATGGAGTGACCGTAAGAAATTATATGCATGGATCCACAATCCGGCGGGTTTTGCAAAAACAGAACCCTATGCTGCAAACCTGATCAAAGAGTTTGGCGGTGTGTTGATGACAGGTTTCCCGGGTTTAGCAGAAGCTGAGATCGATGCGATCGTTACTTATATTAATGCTGAAGCAAATAAGCCAGCTCCTGGTGCAACTACGGGTGCAGTAACAGCAGAAGCGCCAGCTGAAGATAATTCTCTCCTCTTCGGTATCCTTGCAATGGTGTTAGCGATTGTTACCCTCATTTTATTACAGATCAACAGCAACCTGAAGAAATTAACCGATGAGAAAGAAGGTGTGGTTCGTGGTGAGCCAATTCCTTTCTGGAGAAACAAGGCTTACATGTCAACCTTAACCATCCTCTTCTTTATTGTTGCAGGTTACTTCTTTGCACAAGGTGCAATTGGTTTGGGTCGTCAGACAAATTATCAACCGGAACAACCGATCTACTATTCGCATAAAGTACACGCAGGCATCAACCAGGTAAACTGTTTATATTGCCACGGCGGTGCAATGGAAGGCAAACATGCCAATATTCCGAGTGTGAATGTTTGTATGAACTGTCACATGGCGATCAACGAATACAAAGGCGAAAAGATCGTTAAAGAAGATGGTTCAGAAGTAAACGGTACCGCAGAAATTCAAAAGTTATATAAATATGCAGGATGGGATCCTGCCGCTAATAAATACACTGGTGAAGGCAAACCAATCGAGTGGATCAAGATCCATAGCCTGCCCGACCATGTATACTTCAATCACTCACAGCACACAAAAGCAGGTGGCGTACAATGTCAAACCTGTCATGGTGAAATTCAGAACATGGGTGAAGTTTATCAGTTCAGCAATTTGAGCATGGGCTGGTGTATTAACTGTCACCGTGAAACAAATGTGAAGTTTCAGGAAAACGGCTTTTACAGCATGTACGAGAAATTCCACAACGATATCAAGAACGGTAAAATGGATAGTGTAACCGTTGAAAAGATCGGTGGTACTGAATGTCAAAAATGTCACTATTAA
- a CDS encoding DUF6787 family protein, with amino-acid sequence MFEKLRNKWKVGPLQLALILCTFAIGGSLTGFLGKRIMPLFGIEAPWLYIPVYIIVITLIWPLMVLVISIPFGQFRFFAGYLKKMGQRMGFMKPPKSS; translated from the coding sequence ATGTTTGAAAAGCTGCGTAACAAATGGAAGGTGGGGCCACTTCAACTGGCTCTTATTTTATGCACGTTTGCTATTGGCGGCAGCTTAACCGGTTTTTTGGGCAAACGCATTATGCCACTGTTTGGCATTGAAGCACCCTGGCTCTACATTCCAGTATACATTATCGTGATCACACTCATCTGGCCGTTGATGGTATTAGTAATAAGTATCCCGTTTGGTCAATTCCGTTTCTTTGCCGGCTATTTAAAAAAGATGGGGCAACGGATGGGTTTCATGAAACCCCCTAAATCCTCCTGA